The DNA sequence AGTCCATAAAAAACGCTTGATTATAAGATAGTCAAGTTTACCATTTACTTTTTTATATTTTTCTCTGGAATTTATATGGTCTTCGATAATATTGAAATAGTTTTGTACAGCTATTTTCAGATTTAGTGTGAGTGTAACACTCTCTTCTCGAGGCCCATATTCCTCTTCTAGGTCCTCTATACACTCGATCTCTGGATCATCTTGAAAATGTTCAGGTTCATCAGTCTCTTGATTTTCATCTGTTTCTTTTTCATGGTCTGATTCGTTTTCATTGTTATGAGATATAGTTTTTTCTTGAGATTCTACTTTCTTATTGGTAGTCTCTTGCTCAGGTTCATCTCTATTTTCATTTACATCTGTTTTATAGTCATCTTCATCATTTTGAGAAATAGGTTCCTCTTGAGCTTTTACTTCCACATCAACAGTTTGTTGAACAGGCGTGTCACTATCTTGATTATTGTCTATTTCTTCTATTTGTTCTGAATTGTTTTCATCGCTTTTAATAATAGTGTTTTCTTGAGATTCTTCTTGGCTTTTTGTACTTTGTTCTTCAGCTTCAGAGTTTGCTTCAGAAGATTCCTCTTCTAACTCTTCACCTTCCTGTTTTACGATAATATTCTTTACAGTTCCATCTGAGAGTTCAAAAAAAACTTCTAAACCCAATGTAGGCATGACATCAAAATCGTTCCATTCCATTACATTGAATTGAAGTTTTTCTTTCTGTGCAGTTATAATAATTCCCGTAGCCTCTGTAGCATTAAAGAAAAGTATTTTTCCAAGTTTTTTCATATGACCATTCTATCTTTATTATTCTTAAAATTAAACGTCAGCTGTTTTAGTGTTTAGTCAATTTTTTGATTTTTTTGAGTATATTGTTGTAGATATGAAATTTATTTAAAACTTTCTGTAAAAAGTATCTATGTACTACCTTTGTAATAGGAAATACAAGCAGAAGAATAATAAACATCATAAAGAGTAAAATTATGACGTTTGTTGTTCCGTTTGGATCATTACTGAAGAAGAGGTTTTGTGTGTTCATCCCAAAAAAACCTACGATCAAATTTAATGGTAAAAAGATTCCCGATAAAATAGTCAAGACATAAATATTGTTATTGATTTTATCGTTTTTCAGTGAGTTATAGTAATTATAAAGAGTATCGAGCTTGATTGTATGAAGATTTGCAAGTCTCTGATAGCGCTGCGTATGTTCTAAAATATTTGACATAATATCATCTGGAAAATCATCATTGTCACGATTTACTTCGACATACTCTTTTAAAACACTGTCAATTCTCTCCAACATTCTGTCAATACGTGTCAAATCCTTTTTGAGGTCAAACCAGAGATCCAAAAATATAGTAGGTATTTTACGGGAGTACAAAGCATCCTCAAGATTGTCAATCTCATCCAAATAACGTTTTACAAGTCTTTCTGCTTTTTTGGAACGTAATTCAATAGAGCGTAGCATCTCATGAAAAGTATTGTATACAGTAAATTTATTAGTAATACGATCATATTTGAAAATTTTATCTTCTTGAATAATGTAAGGGATAGAGACACCGTGTAATTCATCCTTTTCGATCTCAAAAAATCTTACAATTAATAGATCATAAGAATCAGTAGAAAAATAATATGACGGGTGTTCAGGGTTCTGAATATCTTGGAGATGCAGTGGATCGAGTTGCGAACTAATAGTTTCAAAGTCGATTACAGTAGCCACAAGAACACTCCTTTAGAGAAAACTCTTTGTTCCACTTTTATCATATAAATCTCTATATCTAAAAGTGATAAGATTTTGCATTATAGCAAATAGTATCATAAAATTTAAAAAGCTGCTACCTCCGTAACTGAACATAGGCAGTGGAACCCCTACAACAGGGGCAAAACCTATAGTCATGGAGATATTGACACCCATATAAATAAATATCATAAAGGATATGGAAACTGTAACTACTTTTATATAATAGTCTGTATTAAAAACACCAAGGCTTAAAAGATGCAGAATCAAAATGATATAAATTGATATAAGCAGTAGAGCTCCAAGAAAACCTGTTCTCTCTACAACAAATGCAAAAATAAAGTCACTTGTCGCAATAGGAAGGAATTTCATTTGTGTCTGCGTGGCTTCTTCTTTATTTTTTCCAGTCCAACCGCCAGATCCGATGGCAATGATAGATTGTTGTACGTGATACGATGGTTTTTCACTCAAAAAGTCTTTAATACGAACTTTTTGATAATCATGAAGTGCGTATTTATAAGCAAGAGGAGAAATTAAAAGTATGGCTGCAAAAATAGTCGCTAAGATTTTCCAATAAATCCCTACAAAAAATAATACACCATAGCCGATAAGAAGAAGTACTAATGCTGTTCCAAGATCGGGTTCTTTAGCAATTAAAATAAAAGGGATGAGAATGTAAACACTTAGACGGATAAAGTCTTTTAGTCTGTAACCACCAATGGGAGGGGGCTTTTTATCGATCAGATATGCAAGCATTAAAATAAGTGCAGGTTTTACAAATTCTGATGGTTGAATTGTCGCATTGATAAAAGGGATGTCGATCCATCTTTGTGCTCCGAGTCTTGCGTGCCCAAAAAACTCTACGGCCAAAAGTAAAAGAATATTAAACCAATAAATAAATGGAATTACCCAGCGCATTTTTCTAATTGGAAGCAAAAATACACCTAAAAATGTGATCATTGCTACACCAACGTAAGCAAGCTGCTTGTCTGCCAATGCAGGAACCGCTTCGCCGATCAGCCAGTTAGACATAACAACGAGGGGGATGATAAGAATTATAGAAAAAAAGTCAAATTGTGATAAAATACTCTTATCAAATCTCCACAAATTTGTAACTCCAAAATAAATTATTGTGATTGTAACATAAAGGTATATAATGAGAGATGTAAAAGAGTATATTTGTGAAAAATCAGAACGATTAGATACATTTTTAGCTTCACAAATAGCTCAAACACGTTCGCAGATAGCACAGCTTATTAAGCAGGAAGTTGTCTTTGTCGATGATAAATTAGTAGCACGTCCAGGTGTAAAGCTCAAAGCAGGGCAGAAGATACGAGTAGAGTTTCCGGAATTACAAATTGAAGAAGCTAACACTAACTTGTTAGAAGAAGTTGAGTGGGCAAAAGATGTAGAAGTTCTTTACGAAGATGATGATGTTTTAGTTATCAATAAACCAAGCGGAGTAACAGTACATCCTGCACCCAGCGTTAAAGAACCAACTCTGGTTGACTGGTTAAAGTTTAAAGGGATCCGTCTTTCAACAATCAGCGGTGAAGAGCGTCACGGGATAGTACATCGTCTTGATAAAGGGACATCAGGTGCTATGGTAATTGCAAAAAATAATGAAGCACATGAGTTTTTATCGCAGCAACTGCAGGATAAAAGTATGGGAAGATATTATCTTGCTATAATTGCACCACCTTTAAAAGATGATATTACTACTATAGAGT is a window from the Sulfurimonas sp. C5 genome containing:
- a CDS encoding RluA family pseudouridine synthase — translated: MRDVKEYICEKSERLDTFLASQIAQTRSQIAQLIKQEVVFVDDKLVARPGVKLKAGQKIRVEFPELQIEEANTNLLEEVEWAKDVEVLYEDDDVLVINKPSGVTVHPAPSVKEPTLVDWLKFKGIRLSTISGEERHGIVHRLDKGTSGAMVIAKNNEAHEFLSQQLQDKSMGRYYLAIIAPPLKDDITTIESNIGRSSSNRLKMASGLEHGKTAKTMFKQLLMSTDEKMQLIACKLFTGRTHQIRVHLESLNRHIVGEHLYAQSPKMEKSERILLHAYIIYFVHPKTKELLTFEAKYDDSMQNFIDKKFDMEKVNEVTQLRYITNSFTADI
- a CDS encoding CorA family divalent cation transporter, which produces MATVIDFETISSQLDPLHLQDIQNPEHPSYYFSTDSYDLLIVRFFEIEKDELHGVSIPYIIQEDKIFKYDRITNKFTVYNTFHEMLRSIELRSKKAERLVKRYLDEIDNLEDALYSRKIPTIFLDLWFDLKKDLTRIDRMLERIDSVLKEYVEVNRDNDDFPDDIMSNILEHTQRYQRLANLHTIKLDTLYNYYNSLKNDKINNNIYVLTILSGIFLPLNLIVGFFGMNTQNLFFSNDPNGTTNVIILLFMMFIILLLVFPITKVVHRYFLQKVLNKFHIYNNILKKIKKLTKH
- a CDS encoding FtsW/RodA/SpoVE family cell cycle protein → MWRFDKSILSQFDFFSIILIIPLVVMSNWLIGEAVPALADKQLAYVGVAMITFLGVFLLPIRKMRWVIPFIYWFNILLLLAVEFFGHARLGAQRWIDIPFINATIQPSEFVKPALILMLAYLIDKKPPPIGGYRLKDFIRLSVYILIPFILIAKEPDLGTALVLLLIGYGVLFFVGIYWKILATIFAAILLISPLAYKYALHDYQKVRIKDFLSEKPSYHVQQSIIAIGSGGWTGKNKEEATQTQMKFLPIATSDFIFAFVVERTGFLGALLLISIYIILILHLLSLGVFNTDYYIKVVTVSISFMIFIYMGVNISMTIGFAPVVGVPLPMFSYGGSSFLNFMILFAIMQNLITFRYRDLYDKSGTKSFL